Proteins from a genomic interval of Sphingomonas sp. Y38-1Y:
- a CDS encoding Nramp family divalent metal transporter produces MAPPPPASAALDAADMTPSLPESYRSIAVHPPTVAFWRRLGAFAGPGYMVAVGYMDPGNWATDIAGGSAFGYTLLSVILLSNLMAMVLQSLSAKLGIVAGRDLAQACAERYGPVARWVLWILCETAIIACDLAEVIGTAIALQLLFGIPLVAGIAITAVDVMLILALQRFGFRKLEAFIIALLIVIAGCFGAELIFSQPNVAAIARGLIPAPQIVTNPAMLYIAIGILGATVMPHNLYLHSSIVQTRSFDRTEPGQRDALKMATIDSTIALGLAFFINASILILAAATFHTAGRTEVAEIQEAYQLLTPMLGVGVASTLFAVALLASGQNSTVTGTLAGQIVMEGFLKLRFPVWLRRIVTRLIAIVPAATVAALYGESGTARLLVLSQVVLSLQLPFAVWPLVQFTSDRKLMGGFVNGPVLKVVAWAICLTVIGLNLTLLAQLAMG; encoded by the coding sequence ATGGCACCGCCACCGCCGGCAAGCGCGGCGCTCGACGCTGCGGACATGACGCCCAGCCTTCCGGAAAGCTATCGCAGCATCGCGGTGCATCCACCCACGGTCGCGTTCTGGCGCAGGCTCGGCGCGTTCGCCGGCCCGGGCTATATGGTTGCGGTCGGGTACATGGACCCCGGCAACTGGGCGACCGATATCGCCGGCGGGTCGGCGTTCGGGTACACGCTGCTGTCCGTCATCCTTCTGTCCAACCTGATGGCGATGGTGCTCCAGTCGCTGTCGGCAAAGCTCGGCATCGTCGCCGGTCGCGACCTCGCCCAGGCTTGTGCCGAGCGCTATGGCCCGGTTGCGCGATGGGTGCTGTGGATCCTGTGCGAGACGGCGATCATCGCCTGCGATCTGGCCGAGGTGATCGGCACCGCGATCGCGCTCCAGCTCCTGTTCGGCATTCCGCTGGTCGCGGGCATCGCGATCACCGCGGTTGACGTGATGCTGATCCTCGCGCTTCAGCGCTTCGGTTTCAGGAAGCTCGAGGCGTTCATCATCGCGCTGCTGATCGTCATCGCCGGCTGCTTCGGCGCGGAGCTGATCTTCTCCCAGCCCAACGTCGCCGCGATCGCCCGCGGGCTGATCCCCGCGCCGCAGATCGTGACCAACCCGGCGATGCTCTACATCGCGATCGGCATCCTGGGTGCGACGGTGATGCCGCACAATCTCTATCTCCACAGCTCGATCGTGCAGACGCGCTCGTTCGACCGGACCGAACCGGGGCAGCGCGACGCGCTGAAGATGGCGACGATCGACTCGACGATCGCGCTGGGCCTCGCCTTCTTCATCAACGCATCGATCCTGATCCTGGCGGCGGCCACCTTCCACACCGCCGGCCGCACCGAAGTCGCCGAGATCCAGGAGGCGTATCAGCTGCTCACCCCGATGCTGGGCGTCGGCGTCGCCAGCACGCTGTTCGCGGTGGCGCTCCTCGCCTCGGGCCAGAATTCGACGGTCACGGGGACGCTCGCCGGCCAGATCGTGATGGAGGGCTTCCTCAAGCTGCGCTTCCCCGTCTGGCTCCGCCGCATCGTCACGCGGCTGATCGCGATCGTCCCCGCCGCAACGGTGGCGGCGCTGTACGGCGAGAGCGGCACCGCGCGCCTCCTGGTGTTGAGCCAGGTGGTGCTGAGCCTCCAGCTGCCGTTCGCAGTCTGGCCACTCGTCCAGTTCACCAGCGACCGCAAGCTGATGGGCGGCTTCGTCAACGGCCCGGTGCTCAAGGTGGTGGCGTGGGCCATCTGCCTGACGGTGATCGGACTGAACCTGACGCTGCTGGCGCAACTGGCGATGGGCTGA
- a CDS encoding diacylglycerol/lipid kinase family protein, giving the protein MHNLWFITNPSSGSATREKCDAIEAVFEERGLKLVGRTGFPDETLPDGAALDAAGADTVVLFAGDGTINAVLCKLAEWGGRFLILPGGTMNLLARALHDSLDPHAIIHAANDGYRTVSMPFVEAGPHRAFVGLIIGPAAQWFRAREAVRKRRLFSFFRAMRHAWGRTFGKGIRVSGPVRLRRRYQAVLVKPDARGLDVAGIDARDWRAIAELGWNWVSGEWVNAASVTHALSRHLVIEGSRPVLALFDGEPERLEPGTRLSGGMSGERFIATRTKETA; this is encoded by the coding sequence ATGCACAATCTGTGGTTCATCACCAACCCAAGCTCGGGCTCGGCCACCCGCGAGAAGTGCGACGCGATCGAGGCGGTGTTCGAGGAGCGCGGACTGAAGCTGGTCGGCCGCACCGGCTTTCCGGACGAGACGCTGCCCGATGGGGCGGCGCTGGACGCGGCGGGCGCGGACACGGTGGTGCTGTTCGCGGGCGACGGGACGATCAATGCGGTGCTCTGCAAGCTGGCCGAGTGGGGTGGCCGCTTCCTGATCCTGCCGGGGGGCACGATGAACCTGCTCGCCCGCGCGCTTCACGACAGCCTGGATCCGCACGCGATCATCCATGCCGCCAATGATGGGTACCGCACCGTATCGATGCCGTTCGTCGAGGCGGGACCGCACCGCGCCTTTGTCGGCCTCATCATCGGCCCCGCCGCGCAGTGGTTTCGTGCGCGCGAGGCTGTGCGCAAGCGGCGGCTGTTCTCCTTCTTCCGCGCGATGCGCCACGCCTGGGGTCGCACCTTCGGCAAGGGCATCCGCGTGTCGGGACCGGTGCGGCTGCGGCGCCGCTATCAGGCGGTGCTGGTGAAGCCCGACGCGCGCGGCCTGGACGTCGCCGGGATCGACGCCCGCGACTGGCGCGCGATCGCGGAGCTCGGCTGGAACTGGGTATCGGGCGAGTGGGTGAACGCCGCCTCGGTCACGCACGCGCTGTCGCGCCATCTCGTCATCGAAGGCTCGCGCCCCGTGCTCGCGCTATTCGACGGCGAACCCGAGCGGCTCGAGCCCGGTACGCGGCTGAGCGGCGGCATGAGCGGTGAACGCTTCATCGCGACGCGTACAAAGGAGACGGCATGA
- a CDS encoding metallophosphoesterase, producing MIRLFHVSDLHFGAEDQSALAWFAGIVRDEVPDAILMTGDLTQRARSDEFEAAATWLESLGRPTTIEVGNHDLPMYNPVARIFRPYKRYKSLERLIERPLEVKGVTIAPLRTTARFQFRLNWSKGLVTPQRLAKTVRLVEEAPEDDLVFVTAHHPLIEAGTRTDARTVGGERALRALANAGAHAVLTGHVHDPFDIEHEVDGNPIRLIGAGTLSERVRETRPSFNEIRVEGRAFETIARVMDGPDHRV from the coding sequence ATGATCCGGTTGTTCCACGTCAGCGACCTGCATTTCGGCGCGGAGGACCAGTCGGCGCTCGCCTGGTTCGCGGGCATCGTCCGCGACGAGGTGCCCGATGCGATCCTGATGACCGGCGACCTGACGCAGCGCGCGCGGTCGGACGAGTTCGAGGCGGCGGCCACCTGGCTCGAATCGCTCGGCCGGCCGACGACGATCGAGGTCGGCAACCACGACCTGCCAATGTACAATCCGGTCGCGCGCATCTTTCGCCCCTACAAGCGGTACAAGTCGCTGGAGCGGCTGATCGAGCGGCCGCTGGAGGTGAAGGGCGTGACCATCGCGCCGCTGCGCACCACCGCGCGCTTCCAGTTCCGGCTCAACTGGTCGAAGGGTCTGGTGACGCCGCAGCGGCTGGCCAAGACGGTGCGGCTGGTCGAGGAGGCGCCGGAGGACGATCTCGTCTTCGTCACCGCCCACCATCCGTTGATTGAGGCGGGCACGCGGACCGACGCGCGCACCGTCGGCGGCGAGCGGGCGCTCAGGGCGCTCGCCAACGCGGGCGCGCATGCGGTGCTGACCGGCCACGTCCACGACCCCTTCGACATCGAGCATGAGGTCGACGGCAACCCCATCCGCCTGATCGGCGCCGGCACCCTGTCCGAACGCGTGCGAGAGACGCGCCCGTCGTTCAACGAGATCCGCGTCGAGGGCCGCGCCTTCGAGACGATCGCGCGGGTGATGGACGGGCCGGATCACCGGGTGTGA
- the rplM gene encoding 50S ribosomal protein L13 → MKALMKTTKSVKPAEVDKKWHIVDADGLVVGRAATIIANVLRGKHKTSFTPHVDCGDNVIVINADKVRFTGRKLQQKTYYKHTGYAGGIKEVTAAKVLDGRFPERVLEKAIERMIPRGPLGREQMRNLRIYKGAEHPHTAQNPEVLDIAGMNRKNKVGA, encoded by the coding sequence ATGAAGGCGCTCATGAAGACCACCAAGTCGGTGAAGCCGGCCGAGGTGGATAAGAAGTGGCATATCGTCGATGCCGACGGCCTGGTGGTCGGTCGCGCGGCGACGATCATCGCCAATGTGCTGCGCGGCAAGCACAAGACGAGCTTCACCCCCCATGTCGATTGCGGTGACAACGTCATCGTCATCAACGCGGACAAGGTGCGCTTCACGGGGCGCAAGCTCCAGCAGAAGACCTATTACAAGCACACCGGCTATGCCGGCGGCATCAAGGAAGTGACCGCGGCCAAGGTGCTGGACGGCCGCTTCCCGGAGCGCGTGCTGGAAAAGGCGATCGAGCGCATGATCCCGCGCGGCCCGCTCGGCCGTGAGCAGATGCGCAACCTGCGCATCTACAAGGGCGCGGAGCATCCGCACACCGCGCAGAACCCCGAAGTGCTCGACATCGCGGGCATGAACCGCAAGAACAAGGTGGGCGCATAA
- a CDS encoding murein L,D-transpeptidase catalytic domain family protein codes for MNELLTGTASRRGMLRAGGIAAAALIVPGCMRQPLQSVGSQPAPKPASKPTAVAATPAPPPTIAGVATSLVERARAARDTHAGQLRQRDRVAIIDFTPASYRSRLALVDLANGRVDKLLVAHGIGSDPGHTAFLQRFSNDDGSEATCEGAFVADNYYVGQHGRSQRLVGLDPTNSNALSRAIVIHAAWYANKDMLISHGKLGRSQGCFAVGENELQRVFDHLGEGALVYAAKG; via the coding sequence GTGAACGAGTTGTTAACCGGAACCGCGTCCCGGCGCGGGATGCTGCGGGCTGGCGGGATTGCCGCCGCCGCGCTGATCGTGCCAGGCTGCATGCGCCAGCCGCTTCAATCCGTCGGCAGCCAGCCGGCACCCAAGCCCGCGTCGAAGCCGACCGCCGTCGCCGCGACCCCCGCGCCGCCGCCGACGATTGCCGGTGTCGCGACCTCGCTGGTCGAACGCGCCCGCGCCGCGCGCGACACGCATGCCGGCCAGCTTCGCCAGCGCGACCGTGTCGCGATCATCGACTTCACGCCTGCGTCCTATCGCTCGCGCCTGGCGCTCGTCGATCTCGCCAATGGCCGCGTCGACAAGCTGCTGGTCGCGCACGGCATCGGCTCGGATCCCGGGCACACTGCCTTTCTCCAGCGCTTCTCGAACGACGACGGGTCGGAAGCGACGTGCGAGGGCGCGTTCGTCGCGGACAATTATTATGTCGGCCAGCATGGCCGGTCGCAGCGACTGGTCGGGCTCGATCCCACCAACTCGAACGCTCTGTCGCGCGCGATCGTGATCCACGCCGCCTGGTACGCCAACAAGGACATGCTCATCAGCCACGGCAAGCTCGGCCGCAGCCAAGGCTGCTTCGCGGTCGGCGAGAACGAGCTTCAGCGCGTGTTCGACCATCTGGGCGAAGGCGCATTGGTCTACGCGGCCAAGGGCTGA
- a CDS encoding class I SAM-dependent methyltransferase has translation MTTREATGFLPRNDVRLGPDGWRQTLRDRAFTILWGAIQWPWLARSLSGGRRADKDALLARLDLPADALPNLGSWKADTGLLHLVVDEIEARRPAVVVELGAGASSLIVARALQLNGGGRLVSLDQHGDFVAATRDWLREHGLDADMRAAPLVPAPGGWPALWYDASDLPDRIDLLLIDGPPWTLHPFVRGAAEILFDRLSVGGAVMLDDGARPGERVIAARWRKRWPQIDFGLVLGGRKGTLVGRRMR, from the coding sequence ATGACCACGCGCGAGGCCACGGGCTTTCTCCCCCGCAACGACGTACGCCTCGGGCCGGATGGCTGGCGCCAGACGCTGCGCGATCGCGCCTTCACCATCCTGTGGGGCGCGATCCAGTGGCCCTGGCTGGCGCGCAGCCTGTCGGGCGGTCGCCGCGCCGACAAGGATGCGCTGCTCGCGCGGCTGGACCTGCCCGCCGATGCGCTCCCCAATCTCGGCAGCTGGAAGGCGGACACCGGCCTCCTCCACCTCGTCGTCGACGAGATCGAGGCGCGGCGCCCCGCGGTCGTGGTCGAGCTCGGCGCCGGTGCGTCCAGCCTGATCGTCGCACGCGCGCTTCAGCTCAATGGCGGCGGCCGGCTCGTCAGCCTCGACCAGCATGGCGATTTCGTCGCGGCGACGCGCGACTGGCTGCGCGAGCATGGCCTGGATGCCGACATGCGCGCCGCGCCGTTGGTGCCGGCGCCCGGCGGCTGGCCGGCCTTGTGGTACGACGCGAGCGACCTGCCCGACCGGATCGACCTGCTCCTGATCGACGGGCCACCCTGGACGCTCCACCCCTTCGTCCGCGGCGCGGCGGAGATACTGTTCGACCGCCTGAGCGTCGGCGGCGCGGTGATGCTCGACGACGGCGCCCGCCCGGGCGAGCGCGTCATCGCCGCGCGCTGGCGCAAGCGCTGGCCGCAGATCGACTTCGGGCTGGTGCTGGGCGGAAGGAAGGGAACGCTGGTGGGGAGGCGGATGCGCTGA
- a CDS encoding L,D-transpeptidase family protein: MPVAAQLPNLESRAAMLRNGEFAWEEGAAAAGPVAILISIEDQLAYVYRGGALVGVSTVSTGKPGKSTPAGSFTILQKKVFHRSNLYSNAPMPYMQRLTWSGIAMHAGQLPGYPASHGCIRFPAAFAKRLYDLTEMGGEVRIVSGRVPGMPDAAPKPRELPPVTVAQVRRPAPMLVADAASVARHDDAARVGETSAAPRIELASETASFASYDVVVASGYGARGGVD, translated from the coding sequence ATGCCCGTTGCCGCACAGCTTCCCAACCTCGAATCGCGCGCGGCGATGCTGCGCAATGGCGAGTTCGCCTGGGAGGAGGGCGCTGCCGCGGCAGGGCCGGTGGCGATCCTCATCAGCATCGAGGACCAGCTCGCCTATGTCTATCGCGGCGGTGCGCTGGTGGGCGTGTCGACGGTGTCGACGGGCAAGCCCGGCAAGTCGACGCCCGCGGGCAGCTTCACCATCCTCCAGAAGAAGGTGTTCCACCGCTCCAACCTCTATTCGAACGCGCCGATGCCCTACATGCAGCGGCTGACCTGGAGCGGGATCGCGATGCACGCCGGGCAGCTTCCGGGATATCCCGCGTCGCACGGCTGCATCCGGTTTCCGGCCGCGTTCGCCAAGCGACTCTATGACTTAACCGAGATGGGCGGAGAGGTGCGGATCGTCAGCGGTCGTGTGCCGGGGATGCCTGATGCCGCGCCGAAGCCGCGCGAACTGCCGCCCGTCACCGTCGCGCAGGTCCGCCGCCCAGCGCCGATGCTCGTCGCCGATGCCGCCAGCGTCGCCCGCCACGACGACGCCGCCCGCGTGGGCGAGACGAGCGCCGCGCCGCGCATCGAGCTGGCGTCGGAGACCGCGTCGTTCGCGAGCTATGACGTGGTGGTCGCGAGCGGGTATGGCGCGCGGGGCGGGGTGGATTGA
- a CDS encoding helix-turn-helix domain-containing protein: MAEHKLIAGHAVRRVRRQLGLTQAAMADALDISPSYLNLIERNQRPISATLLVRLAERFDFDARTLAASEPGGGRAAMRRRLGDPMFADLDIDRAELDEWLASAPGGAEAFARAFDARGGEGAGDNPHDRTAREVRRAIEHWRNHFPDLDAAAEGLADELRLSSGDLIPALADRLRTRHQLSVRILPVEVMPDRLKRLDLHARQLQLSELLDPASRAFAMAERLSGEVQGEVDAIVRGAGLSDRVAERLLRRHVTGYFAAAVMMPYARFLRACEATGYDLELLQRRFGAGFEQVAHRLTTLGRVGARGLSFFMLRVDRAGQVSKRYAGASASPLVEGGLCPLWDVFAALARPGEPMTQLIETEDGGRWLTIARSVQPHAGPIGGVKGRFAVVVGVAAGEAAGLAAARGIDLGAQAMPVGLGCSACTRPDCSQRSAPPAARARIVSDREVGMTPFAFAGD; the protein is encoded by the coding sequence ATGGCCGAACACAAGCTGATCGCCGGCCATGCCGTGCGCCGGGTGCGGCGCCAGCTCGGGCTGACGCAGGCGGCGATGGCCGACGCGCTCGATATCTCGCCGAGCTATCTCAACCTGATCGAGCGCAACCAGCGACCGATCTCGGCGACGCTGCTCGTGCGGCTGGCCGAGCGGTTCGACTTCGACGCGCGCACGCTAGCCGCCAGCGAGCCCGGCGGCGGGCGTGCGGCGATGCGGCGGCGGCTGGGCGACCCGATGTTCGCCGACCTCGACATCGATCGCGCCGAACTCGACGAGTGGCTGGCGAGCGCCCCCGGCGGCGCCGAGGCCTTTGCGCGGGCGTTCGACGCGCGCGGCGGGGAGGGGGCGGGCGACAATCCGCACGACCGCACCGCACGCGAGGTGCGCCGCGCGATCGAGCATTGGCGCAACCATTTCCCCGACCTCGACGCCGCGGCCGAGGGGCTTGCCGACGAGCTTCGGCTGTCGAGCGGCGACCTGATCCCTGCGCTCGCCGACCGGCTGCGGACGCGGCACCAGCTCTCCGTCCGCATCCTGCCGGTCGAGGTGATGCCCGACCGATTGAAGCGGCTGGACCTCCACGCGCGCCAGCTTCAGCTGTCCGAACTGCTCGACCCCGCCAGCCGCGCCTTTGCGATGGCGGAGCGGCTGTCGGGCGAGGTGCAGGGCGAGGTCGACGCGATCGTGCGAGGCGCCGGGCTGTCCGATCGCGTCGCCGAGCGGCTGCTGCGCCGGCACGTCACCGGCTATTTCGCGGCGGCGGTAATGATGCCCTATGCCCGGTTCCTTCGCGCGTGCGAGGCGACGGGCTATGACCTGGAGCTGCTGCAACGCCGGTTCGGGGCGGGATTCGAACAGGTCGCGCACCGGCTGACGACGCTCGGGCGCGTGGGCGCGCGGGGCCTCTCCTTCTTCATGCTGCGCGTCGATCGGGCGGGGCAGGTGTCGAAGCGCTATGCCGGCGCCAGCGCCTCGCCACTGGTCGAGGGCGGGCTCTGTCCGCTGTGGGACGTGTTCGCGGCGCTGGCGCGGCCGGGCGAGCCGATGACGCAGCTGATCGAGACCGAGGATGGCGGCCGCTGGCTGACGATCGCACGCAGCGTTCAGCCGCATGCCGGGCCGATCGGCGGGGTGAAGGGACGGTTCGCCGTCGTCGTCGGCGTGGCCGCGGGCGAGGCGGCCGGGCTGGCGGCCGCGCGGGGCATCGACCTGGGCGCGCAAGCGATGCCGGTGGGGCTCGGCTGTTCGGCCTGTACCCGCCCCGATTGCTCGCAGCGAAGCGCGCCGCCGGCCGCCCGCGCGCGAATCGTCAGCGATCGGGAAGTCGGGATGACCCCCTTCGCCTTTGCGGGCGATTAG
- a CDS encoding COX15/CtaA family protein, whose product MARSLAAAPSLSARVAQPRAIATWLYAVAVLIVLMVAVGGITRLTESGLSITEWKPVSGAIPPLNAADWQAEFAKYQATPEYRQINAGMSLADFQFIYFWEWLHRLLGRLIGVAFALPLAWFWVCGRIPTGYHGRLVALLALGAAQGAVGWWMVASGLVDRTDVSHYRLAAHLCLALFILGGLVWTARDLTGLARNPSARPARLTPLAFGALGVLAIQIMFGAYVAGLNAGLVTDEWPLMNGRVVPQANWADAFDDPFALHFIHRWWAFVAFAAMMLLARAAKRAGDRGASIAIHVAVGIQILLGIATVMTGVRFEPALTHQIVGALLVAAATAGAHATGRRA is encoded by the coding sequence ATGGCCCGATCGCTCGCCGCCGCCCCCTCCCTTTCCGCTCGTGTCGCACAGCCGCGCGCGATCGCGACGTGGCTTTACGCCGTCGCCGTGCTGATCGTGCTGATGGTCGCAGTCGGCGGCATTACCCGGCTGACCGAGTCGGGCCTGTCGATCACCGAATGGAAGCCGGTGTCGGGCGCGATCCCGCCGCTTAACGCGGCCGACTGGCAGGCCGAGTTCGCCAAATATCAGGCGACGCCCGAGTATCGCCAGATCAACGCCGGCATGAGCCTGGCCGACTTCCAGTTCATCTATTTCTGGGAGTGGCTGCACCGGCTGCTCGGGCGCCTGATCGGCGTCGCGTTCGCACTGCCGCTCGCCTGGTTCTGGGTGTGCGGCCGGATCCCGACGGGCTATCACGGCCGGCTGGTCGCGCTGCTGGCGCTCGGCGCCGCGCAGGGGGCGGTCGGCTGGTGGATGGTCGCCTCCGGCCTCGTCGATCGGACGGACGTCAGCCACTATCGGCTCGCCGCGCATCTCTGCCTGGCACTCTTCATACTTGGCGGGCTCGTCTGGACCGCGCGCGATCTGACCGGGCTGGCGCGCAATCCATCGGCACGGCCGGCGCGGCTGACCCCGCTGGCGTTCGGCGCACTGGGCGTGCTGGCGATCCAGATCATGTTCGGCGCCTATGTGGCCGGGCTCAATGCCGGGCTCGTCACCGACGAATGGCCGCTGATGAACGGGCGCGTCGTGCCGCAGGCGAACTGGGCCGACGCGTTCGACGATCCGTTCGCGCTCCACTTCATCCATCGCTGGTGGGCGTTCGTTGCCTTTGCCGCGATGATGCTGCTCGCGCGCGCCGCCAAGCGGGCGGGTGATCGCGGGGCGAGCATCGCGATCCATGTCGCGGTCGGCATCCAGATCCTACTCGGCATCGCCACGGTAATGACCGGCGTCCGCTTCGAGCCGGCGCTCACCCACCAGATCGTCGGCGCGCTGCTGGTCGCGGCCGCGACCGCGGGCGCACATGCTACGGGACGCCGCGCGTGA
- a CDS encoding PRC-barrel domain-containing protein gives MQGLADIAGWIAPAATMIAAMMTAANLGARVTGWGFVVFSIGSVAWSIVGLSSGQTNLLLTNGFLTFVNVVGIWRWLGRQARYDKGGERAEQRSADQRDETKVALGRVVGARVVDRDGTAIGHVADAMLGCNSHSIAYLVIGCGGVGGVGETLHAVDPSRVRFGTPLVFEGERSDLCALPELAADDWPGAKPRAA, from the coding sequence ATGCAGGGGCTTGCCGACATCGCTGGGTGGATCGCGCCGGCCGCGACGATGATCGCGGCGATGATGACCGCCGCCAATCTGGGCGCGCGCGTCACCGGCTGGGGCTTCGTCGTGTTCTCGATCGGGTCGGTCGCCTGGTCGATCGTCGGCCTGTCGTCGGGCCAGACCAACCTGCTGCTCACCAACGGCTTCCTGACGTTCGTCAACGTCGTCGGCATCTGGCGCTGGCTGGGCCGGCAGGCGCGCTACGACAAGGGCGGCGAGCGTGCCGAGCAGCGCAGCGCCGACCAGCGCGACGAGACCAAGGTGGCGCTCGGCCGCGTCGTCGGCGCACGCGTCGTCGACCGCGACGGCACCGCGATCGGCCATGTCGCCGATGCGATGCTCGGCTGCAACAGCCATTCAATCGCCTATCTCGTCATCGGCTGCGGGGGCGTCGGCGGCGTGGGCGAGACCCTCCACGCCGTCGATCCGTCGCGAGTGCGCTTCGGAACGCCCTTGGTGTTCGAGGGGGAGCGGAGCGACCTGTGCGCGCTGCCGGAATTGGCGGCGGACGACTGGCCAGGCGCGAAGCCGCGGGCGGCCTGA
- a CDS encoding MerC domain-containing protein, whose amino-acid sequence MALVISEAASQRAPRNRLDRIAIALSALCLAHCLASAVILALFASFAGPLLDDRIHEIGLGIAVVLGAVALGRGVREHGRRLPLVIGASGLFLMALDILLPHGPGEVGATVAGVTLLAIGHVLNQRAARR is encoded by the coding sequence ATGGCGCTCGTGATCTCGGAAGCTGCCTCGCAACGCGCCCCGCGCAATCGGCTCGACCGGATCGCGATCGCGTTGTCGGCCCTGTGCCTCGCGCATTGCCTGGCGAGCGCGGTCATCCTCGCGCTGTTCGCGTCGTTTGCCGGACCGCTGCTCGACGATCGCATCCACGAGATCGGCCTCGGCATCGCCGTGGTGCTCGGCGCGGTCGCGCTGGGGCGGGGCGTGCGCGAGCATGGCCGCCGCCTCCCGCTGGTAATCGGCGCGTCGGGCCTGTTCCTGATGGCGCTCGACATCCTGCTGCCGCATGGGCCGGGCGAGGTGGGCGCCACCGTCGCCGGCGTGACGCTGCTGGCGATCGGCCACGTCCTGAACCAGCGCGCTGCGCGCCGCTGA
- the cutA gene encoding divalent-cation tolerance protein CutA, producing MSDIALLQVTFGTADEAEAVARVVIEERLAACANVMASCTSIYRWRDTVETEVETPVLFKTSMEQALALRDRIVELHSYDLPMIVLWPAAATEDGARWIGEALTG from the coding sequence GTGAGCGACATCGCCCTTCTGCAAGTCACCTTCGGCACCGCCGACGAGGCGGAGGCGGTCGCGCGCGTCGTGATCGAGGAGCGGCTGGCGGCCTGTGCCAACGTCATGGCCTCCTGCACCTCGATCTATCGCTGGCGCGACACCGTCGAGACCGAGGTCGAGACGCCCGTGCTGTTCAAGACGAGCATGGAACAGGCGCTGGCGCTGCGCGACCGCATCGTCGAACTCCACAGCTACGACCTGCCGATGATCGTGCTGTGGCCCGCCGCCGCGACCGAGGATGGCGCACGCTGGATCGGCGAGGCGCTGACGGGCTGA
- a CDS encoding CinA family protein, with protein MSEAEELSPALPDDVEALAARVLDLADNRDWRIATAESCTGGLLASLLTDVEGKSSAFERGFVTYSVEAKCELLHLARDMVERCHAVSENVAVAMAEGALKASHAQVAVAITGFAGPGGPDDEPGLVHFGCARVDGETMHREEHFGDIGRGATRIAAVRVALKLFEEALS; from the coding sequence ATGAGCGAAGCCGAAGAACTCTCCCCCGCCCTGCCCGACGATGTCGAGGCGCTGGCCGCCCGCGTCCTCGACCTGGCCGACAACCGCGACTGGCGGATCGCCACGGCCGAAAGCTGCACCGGCGGCCTGCTCGCCTCGCTCCTCACTGATGTCGAGGGCAAGTCGAGTGCGTTCGAGCGCGGGTTCGTCACCTATTCGGTCGAGGCGAAGTGCGAGCTTCTCCATCTCGCCCGCGACATGGTCGAGCGGTGCCATGCGGTCAGCGAGAATGTCGCCGTCGCGATGGCGGAGGGCGCGCTGAAGGCGAGCCATGCACAGGTTGCCGTCGCGATCACCGGCTTTGCGGGGCCCGGCGGTCCCGACGACGAACCCGGCCTCGTCCATTTCGGCTGCGCGCGCGTTGATGGCGAAACGATGCACCGCGAGGAGCATTTCGGTGATATCGGCCGCGGGGCCACGCGGATTGCCGCGGTGCGCGTGGCGCTGAAGCTGTTCGAGGAGGCGCTTTCTTGA
- the rpsI gene encoding 30S ribosomal protein S9, giving the protein MSDNRQSLSDLGSLTQAQPQAAQPETGSAPAADTAEGSAPVQPQQPTTPLRAQEIDAYGRAYATGRRKDAVARVWLKPGSGKITVNGRDSEVYFARPTLRLVMNQVFQVAEREGQYDVICTVKGGGLSGQAGAVKHGIAQALTRYEPALRPPVKAAGFLTRDPRAVERKKYGKAKARRSFQFSKR; this is encoded by the coding sequence ATGTCCGACAACCGCCAGTCCCTGTCCGACCTGGGTTCGCTGACCCAGGCTCAGCCGCAGGCCGCGCAGCCCGAGACCGGTTCGGCGCCCGCCGCCGATACGGCGGAAGGCAGCGCCCCCGTCCAGCCGCAGCAGCCGACGACGCCGCTGCGCGCGCAGGAAATCGACGCCTATGGCCGCGCCTATGCGACCGGTCGCCGCAAGGACGCCGTCGCCCGCGTGTGGCTGAAGCCCGGCTCGGGCAAGATCACGGTCAACGGCCGTGATTCGGAGGTCTATTTCGCGCGTCCGACGCTGCGTCTGGTGATGAACCAGGTGTTCCAGGTCGCCGAGCGCGAGGGCCAGTACGACGTGATCTGCACCGTCAAGGGTGGCGGGCTGTCGGGCCAGGCCGGCGCGGTCAAGCACGGCATCGCCCAGGCGCTGACCCGCTACGAGCCGGCGCTGCGTCCGCCGGTCAAGGCCGCGGGCTTCCTGACCCGCGATCCGCGCGCCGTCGAGCGTAAGAAGTACGGCAAGGCCAAGGCCCGCCGCAGCTTCCAGTTCTCGAAGCGCTGA